GTTACCCTTGCCAAAGGTTGGCAATGGTAACCACTGGGATTCCCTTCCAACATAGAAGGGAGAGgtgaggagttcaaatcccaACATTATTAGGAAGAATGGAATGAggatgatttaattttatatgtgggtttcgactctcataCCCTGTAAGGAGGTATGGCAAAAGTTTGAGGGTAAGAGTTAGAGTTAGAGTGAGAGTAGAGTaagatcgacaaaaaaaaaaaacctttgtcAAGGGCTAGATGAGGTCGCTCACACTAGATCTGTCGAGGGTTGCCTTGAGGAGGCCTCGCCCAAGGTTGACGAGGGGTCGCCTTGCCCAACCTTGGCCATTGCTAGCGATCGACGAACTTCATGGCCATCATCAAAGCCAACAACTTGGCGGAggaaaataagggaaaaagaaaaaagagaaagggaaaacaaaagaacaaggaaggaaaatagaagaaaaagaaaaggaaatagaaaataataaaaaatgcgaaaaattatttgaaaattaaataaaatgtccaTTTCGGCGCTGGCTGTCCCATATGAGACGACGAGCATCCAATATAGCAATTTCCGGCTTAAATTGACTAATCAACTcaattggtacaaatataaaaaatgtttaagattaaattagtcaaattaaaaatttatgattatattaGTATCAATATAACagttttttgacttttcaaataattttccttaaaaatctaTAGATATTACACAATTATTTTTTCCACCATAATCTTAtcttggtattttttggaatcgTATTAAAGTGCGAATAAACCTCAATTGCTTTCGATATCCCAACGGAAAGTGCGAATAAAACTCAATTGCTTTCGACATCCCAACGGAAAGTGCGAATGATACGCCTTTTTCCTCTGAACCTGAATAAACCACTCccgatttttcttctctttaactttttttttttttttttttttttttttgtggtcgaattcTCTTTAACTTCACGGGGAAGATTTTCTAGTGAAGGGTTTCCTTCTATTTAAGCCCGAGACTTGCGACGTACCGTCCGTCACCTTGAAGTCCAGGAGTCAACAACGTTCGACACAGGTACTCATGTGGAGTACCGCATAAATTTCCCAACTCCTGTAATGCAAGaagctctcctcctcctccttcttggcAATTTGAGTGTCGTCTAAGTAACGTCCGTGTTGTTTGCGAAAGTTGATCGTGCAGAAGTAGCAgtccaatgaaaaaacatggaTGCACAAATTGATGTTAATCGGGGAGAATTCACGTGGAAAATCAGCTACTTCACTGAGCAGGATGCAAATCACCTTTACTCTGAAGCATTCACAGTTTCTGGTTGTCAATggtatttcaaatttttcactttttatttttctgtttttgcgTTGTTTCTTGATGATCGCATGTTCATCGTGTTGCCAAGTGATTCTTGCGTCTTCCGATACTTTCTGAGCAGGAGAATTCTGGTATTCCCCAAAGGGAATGGCTCGCACCATTTGTCGCTTTTCCTCGCTGTCCCTGATTCTGCGACGTTGCCATACGGATGGACCAGAGACGCCAAGTTCAGCTTGGCTGTGATTGATCAAATCAGAGATGTTCGCTCTATTAGATGGGGTTTGTTCTTGAATTCGATTGAATTTTTTGgaatctctttttttctttttaatgtgaGTGTCTGATGGGTTTCTCTCTGATTGATTGTGTGCATTTagattttaaaagaattgaGTGTTGTGACATGAATAAGAAGAAGGGTTTGGATGATAAAAAGAATAAGCGAGAAGAACTGCAAAGAGAGATATGGAGCTGAGGGAGAAAATAGCTTTTCCGTATCTCATTCGTTAATTCTATCAATGGTGGTTGTTGCTGACTAAGGAATTTAGCAAGTTAAGTTGTAAGCCACTGGTCCAGTAGATGGAGGAGTTGGGATTTGACTGCATCTAATATGATCTATATGTTGGTCCGGAAAAAAGGGAGGAGCCACAATTTAACTTCTAGGATGGTCACGTTTGGAGGTCGTAACACTGTCGCGTTTTGTCAGTTTCATTTTTGTGTGAATTTGGTTGCTTAAGCTGATCATGGGGAGGTGTTTGCTTCTTCTGTTGCTAATATTTTGCTCGACGAACAATACAAAATTCTAGTTCTTGATGGTCTCCAATGTTTCTTCCACATATCTTGCTTGTAAAGAAGTTCTTCAATTCATCACTGTCTCCTGGATTTGTAGAAGCGCAATGCCATTACACTGCGAGAGAGAAAGACTGGGGTTTCCTAAAGTTCATTCCCTTGACTGAGCTTCATAGCCGTACTGGGGGATACCTAGTAGATGACACTTTGGTGATTAAAGCTGAAGTTTGCGTCTTAACAGTTACTCCTCCGACGAACATTCAGCCAGCTAGACCAACTGATAAGTTTGACTCCTATTTTACTGCTCTGGAGGAATTTGTCAAAGGTGCTGAGACTCATGGCGTTAGAGTAGGACCAAGTTCGTGCTGCCAAGATGGTGTTTTGACGGCTGAAATTCCTAGCTTAGAAGAAGTCGAGAAGGCTAAGCAGTCGTTGACGGAATGCCTTTCGGATCTctttaaattgaatataaaagAGAAGCTATCTGAGGCACTATCAACTTTAAGCTCGGCCAGAATTGGGTTATCTTCAGAGCAAAAGATAGCAATTGAGACATTTCAGGCCAATTTCAATGATTTCACTTCCGACTTCTTAGCGTTTGAGCAGGACGATGCTGAGTTTGAGCTGCATAAACTTCAAAAGGATCAAAGGTTCTCTGCTATGAAGCAGAGCCAGGAGACTCACATCTTGTATAAGCAGTTAATGGATGACCTCATCATGGAAGAGGAAAAGCTCAAGAGAAAGACGGGGGAAGTGAAGTCTAGGAAGGACAAGCTTCTCTCAGACTGGGAGATTTTGCTGGTTGAGGCTGAAGAAGCGAAGTTGGGCTATGAAGATGAGCAGAAGAAAGTAGCAGAGGctgaggaaaagaagagaatagcAGAGGAAAGAATGTCTAGATCAACCACTGCTTGGTCAAATTTGAAGGCCCAATTCTGTTTAAGCTTTAAGATTAGAAATAGGCCATGAGCAGTTGGTCACTCAAGAAAGGAAACTGCGTTTTAGCTTGAATTTTTGTTGGTCAATTTGTGGCTTATGTGGTTGATCTCCTATCCTGTTCGTATAGTCAAGCATATATGTAGTCAGTTCTTGATGTCTTGATATGAATTGCGTTGTTATCATTCTATCGGTTATGTGGATAATCACTTTGTTCCTTCACATAAAACCTTCTTGATATGACTCCGCATTGGGTGGCTCTAGTTATAAGGATGTTCTTATACACTTTTCGTGAGGCGGAGCCTTTAGATTTTAATTATAGTCTCGGGGATTTGTATTAGGAGAGTTTACCCTGTCCTAAGTAAGGGATTGTCCCCTTGCAATTGAGTTTGGAATCACAAAACAAGGACACTAACTGATAATTAGGAGTGTTCATACAAGGAGGGAGCCACAACAAGTGTTGGGGATGGTATCGGTAATTACAGTAGAAAAACAATTGACGCTTTCAATTTCTCCAAACGAACAGCAATGAAAGACATTTTAGTTTTGGTTGCGAGGTACAGAACATAATGTTTGGAATCACAAAACAAGGAACAAACTGATAATTAGGAGTGTTCATACAAGGAGGGAGCCACAACAAGTGTTGGGGATGGTATCGGTAATTACAGTAGAAAAACAATTGACGCTTTCAATTTCTCCAAACGAACAGCAATGAAAGACATTTTAGTTTTGGTTGCGAGGTACAGAACATAATGTTGTATCCATAGTTCTTGCCATGGTTTTTCTTTTAGGTGTTTTTGGGCACAAAACAATTGTTGGGCTGGGAACTTTCGAGTTTGAAACTGCATATAATCAAATGCACTTGGGCTCCCGTTTCATTAGGCAATGTTCACTTTGTTTAGCGAGGATAATGAATGACCTAAAACACAATCTTGTTCTATGGGGCCTCTTATTCTTAGAGGTTTTGGCCACAGTAAACTTTTGTGTCCAAGCTAGAAGTAGACTCAAGCCATAAATTCATATCCAATGTAAAATCCTAGTACACATAACAGTGGCATGCGACCAGGGATGCAAACTGATGACACCATGGAGTCTATTGTGAATGAACTTTTATTATGAGGAGGACTTCTAAGGAAGATGAGAACTTTCTTGTAACATATGCTTGTAAGATTGTAAAACTAAGAGAAGTAGAAGGTTGGAAAGATGATACTGGGCAATTAATAAGAAACCATCATGTCTTTCGAGTTTTGAAGAATGAGTGAAGAATGAGACAAGGAATTCTCACACGagacattttttattacttttttttttggtcgaaaaaggCAAGATATATATTCAAGTAGGAAAGAAAGTACAACCCTTAATCAGGGCTTCAGTACATATTATATCCAACATAACTTGAGGAGGATAATGAACCTAGTTTGGTGGAAGGAGGCCTCGCCCGTGGGCTTTTGCGGCCCAATCAGCTAGGGCATTTGCCTCCCGTCGACAATGCTTCAGTGAGAGATTGGGAAAACAGGGCATTAGGGCTGCACATTCGGCGAACAGAGCACGGCACTCCCATGGTGGCAACAGCTCTGATTAATGGTCTCGACGAGGATGAGGTTATTTGATTCAAGCTACAAGTGAGAATTGGTTTTGCCTTTTTGCAATAGATCCTTCAACGTATGCAAAAGTGCGTGGGTCTCCATCTCAAGTACTGTAGATGCGTGAATGCTGCATGTAAATCCATCAATCACTCTACTAGTGTGATCTCGAGCTATGCTTGCAATTGCACCGAGATGGTTAGGGCTAAGAAAGACGCCATCCATATTTACCTTAATAGCTCCTCTCTTTGGTGGTTGCCAGATACTATTAGGGTTTTGCCAAGTAGGTTTTGTGGGTGCTTGCTGCTGTTGAGATCTGAGACAAAAATTGGCCATATTCAGGGCTGTGTCAACAAGAACTTCCGGATGGGTACGTTGATAGTGAAAGATAAATTGGTTTCGAGCCTTCCAAATGTGCCACAAAAGAGCTGCAAGATCTCAAAAACTGGTATGTTCCCTTTCTGCTCACTAATATGTGCAAGCCATTGATCTATGTGGTTTGTTGTGGAACTGGAAATTTTAATTTGCACTTTGGGGTTGTGCCAAACAGAACTTGTCGATGGACAAAGAAGAAACAGATGTTCGGGGGTTTCAGGAGTATTAGATGAACACAATTTGCAAAAAGGGTCAGGGATAATCCTGCGTTGAAACAAATTAGCTTGGGTAGGTAACGCATTTTGGCATAAAGACCATAGGAAAGTACGAATTTTTGGGGCCGTCTTTGTCTTCCAGATCTGTTTCCAAAGCTTTGTTGGTGGAATATAAGAAGATGATGCATATAAATTTACCATGCCGGATGCTGATTGTTTGATGCAATGATATCCGCTCTTAAAAATATAGTTTCCATCTTGTGTAGTTGTCCAACATAGTTTATTCTTAGATGCAATTGTCCATAGATTAATAGTTAGAATTTCCTCAACAATCTGTGGCTGAAATGTCCGATGAAGAAGCTCTACATTCCATTCATTCTACTCAGGAAGAATATACCCTGCTACTAATTTTGGTTCCTCTCTATTCGCTAGCCCACCTAGAATGCCCATATTCAACCATTTATCCTCTATAGCACTAATGGAGTTTCCATTTCCAATTGACCATTTAAGTCTATCGATAATAGAATCTCGGCCAAGAAGAAGACTCTGCTAGCCCCAAGAAGGTCTTGACCACTTATCCGCTTTCCATAGGGATgtagaatgaaaatataaagCTTTAAATAGGTTATGAAAAAGTCGCCAGGCTTGCTTCCCCAATAAGGCTTTATTAAAGGATATGCGGTCTCTAAAACCCATccctcctttctcctttctccttaCTCTTTCAGAAAGTCCCAACTTTTCTAGTGAATACCAGCTCTGTTACTATtgttttgccaccaaaatcgGGCTATTTTTTTCTCAACAGATTTGCATATAGAAACAAGAACTTTAAATGTCATCATAGCATGCTGAGGTAAAGCTTGAACCACTGATTTCAATAGAATTTCTTTCCCGCCTTTAGAAAGTAGACTTTCTTTCCGGCCCTCCAACTTAGCattgacttttcctaaaatcCAGGCGAACATATCCCTTTTTGATGACCCCCAATCAGATGGTATTCCTAGATATTTGCCAATTTTATCCAACAGTGGTACTCTTAATTCGATTGCCAAGTTAGTCTTAAGGGTATGAGGGCAGTATTTGGTAAGAAACAAACCTGATTTGTTCCTATTAATTGCTTGACTTGTGGCTAGGCAATACTGATTTAGAATACTTgctaaattttgacattctttGATTGTACCATCAATAAAAAAgatagcatcatcagcaaagaataAATGGGATAAAGTTGGACACCATTTATTAAGCATGATACCTCATAGATTACCCATGTCAACAGCTTGTTGGATGAGGTTGGAGAGTAAATTAGCCAAAAGTATAAACAAGTAATGAGAGAGGGGGTCACCTTGCCTAAGTCCCCTTGATGGTTGAAAATAGGAAAGAAATTCGCCATTGAACTTTATACTGAGAGAGGTTGTAGTAACACACTACATCAGCCAATTTACCCAACGATCATTGAATCCCAATCGACAAAGATAAGCTTGTAAAAAATCCCACTCCACCctatcatatgctttctgcatatccaaTTTAAGAATCCCCTGAaaccatttctttctttttcgaacCTTTAATTGGTGAATTACCTCCTAAACGAGCAGGACattgtcttgtatttgtctGCCCAAtacaaaggcactttgttcttTAGAGATCAAATCTGGCAACCAAGGCTTCAGTCGATTCGCCAACACTTTGGAAATAATCTTATATATGAAATTACATAAGATGATAGGGCGAAATTGGTCTAACCTCTCAGGATTTGGGATCTTTGAGATTAGAGAGATGGCTGTTCGGTTTATTACTTGGAAGCCCTTGACAGGTAAGAGTTTTCTTTAACAGCCATGGTTCGGCTCTTTCTAAGAGATTAAATCCATTAATTCACATTAAGAGGATTCAAAAGTAGGGACACGGAACTCCCATCTTGTATAAGCAATTGATGGAGGATATCaccaaggaagaaagagagagctcaCAAGGAAGATGGAGAAAGTAAAGTGTAGAGAGGACAAGCTCCCATCGGACTAGGGGGATTTTGTTGGTCGAGTCGGAAGAAGCAAAGTCGGGCTATGACAAGAAGCAGAAAATAGTAGCGGGGGctgaggaaaagaagagagtagCCGAGGAAAGAAAGTCCAGATCAACCATTGCTCGGTCTGACTGGAAAGCTTTATTCTGGAAACCATTGTTTTGAAGTACAAAAAACTGTGTTCTGGCAAAATTATTGCCGGACTATGTTAATTCGAACGGAATATTAGGCCAAATATCTGCATTTATAGTCAGTTTCTAATTATCTTTAGATGAAATGCGTGGtggttataaattttttgctGTTGGAACTTGGGAACGGAGTGATCTGTTTCTATAGGTGTTAGTGTTTTGGAACTTCAGAACAGAGTGCTTTGTTTCATTGGTGTTGGATTAATCTAATCAAATTATTGTATATGCTTTCTTATTTTAATGGGTTCCCAAGTCATTTGATCTATTGATTGTAGTAAGGAGGTAATACTTACCGACATATATGCTAAAAGATCATTAAAAATGGATATTTAACCTCATAATTAAATGACAAAGTTCTCCcgttttcattaaaatttattgattaaaGAGCGAAATTTCCAACgcctttttgttttattgcatTTAGGTTAGATGTGTCTCATTGGTTACATTATTTTGTATAATGTTTTGCTGATGGTATATATAATACTGAAAAAAAGATGCTTATTAACATggacatttctatttttcttgacAATACACCACGAAATGGTCTCCATCTTCTGGGaaaatcttcttttttgttcatagATTACTAAAATTGTATTTGATAATGGATAGAGTTAGGATAACGATAGCACTTTCTTAACACATTTTGAGagttgattgtatttttttaatgtcttaCGACTCAGAtacactttcatgacaagttttagaattatattgcacttatttttctttgttttttgcttttgcttttccatCATTCCTCTTATAAAAGAACGACAATTCCAACATACCATCACCTTGTAGTCGAAGGGTAACAACGTTCGACACAAGTGCTCCTGTGGGGGGTACCTCTTAATTTTTCCATCTTCTGTAATGAAAGATACTGAAGCGACAtatcgggaataaaaaaaagggcaTATTATAGTGCGGAATCTTCAACAAATCCACTTGGAAATAACATATCAATCAGAGCTGATCATTTGGCGattcttttctaatttgtttttatttaatttccatGTGGATCACAtttcaaattgttatttttatctttaaCGTTTCTTTTGACTCAGTTCTCTGTATTCTTGGTGGGTtactctcctcctcctcctcctcctccttcacagTTGGAGTGTCGTCTAAGAAGAGAGATCAGCCTTGTTTGCGAAAGATGTTTGAGCAGGAGCAGCagccaaataaaaaattaaaaatggaaatCGCTgacgtgcaaaatgacgtcaatCAGGGAGAATTCACTTGGATAATCCGCAACTTCACTCGGCAGAGCGCGAAGCTTTACTCTGAAGCATTCACAGTTTCTAGTTGTCAATGGTATTTCAatgtcttttctatttttttttttgttatacttatttttctattcgtCCGGTTGTTCCTTGGTGATCGCACGTTCATCGTGTTGCCAAGTGATTCTTGCGTCGTCTGATCCTTTTTGTTCAGGATAATTGCCGCATACCCCAAGGGGAATAACACGTACCATTTGTCACTTTACCTCGAAATCCCTGATTCTGCGACGTTTCCGGACGGGTGGACTAGAAAAGCCAAGTGCAGCTTCAGTGCGATCGATCGAACCAATAATGCTCACTCTATTACCAGAGGTTTGTTCTTGAACTGGATTAATTTTTGTTGGAATCTTTTGCTTTTGATCTAAGTGAATGATAGGATTCTCTCTACGTGATCATGCATCTAGATCTTGACAAACCAGTATCACCACTCGAAAAAAGAGTATCAGTctagatgagaaaaagaatgagtgagaagaaatagaaagagaTATATTGAGTTGAGAGAATATGTTTTCTGTGCTTCCTTTGATAAACCTCTCAAAAGTAGGTAAGCTTCTAGCATGCACGCATGACGATGCCGAGGTTACTGATTAAGGAATTTAGCTAAGTTAAGTTTGTGAGCAGCTGGTGCAGTGGACGGAGGAGCTGGGGCTCTGACTGCGCCTATATGATCCCAATGTTGGTCAAGTAAAAAAGAGAAGCCACAATATAAGTTTAAGATAATTACATCTGGTGGTCTTAAAAATGTCGTGCATTGTAACTTTACCAGACTTTTTTACGAATTAGATTGCTGAAGCTGATCATGTGGAGGTGTTCACTTCTTCTGGACAATATGACATTCTGGTTCATGGTCTCCAATGTTTCTTCCATTGATCATGCTCTGGTGTTGCAAACAAGTTTTTGAATTCGTCACTGTCTCCTGAATTCTGCAGAAATGCAACATGATTTCAATGCCTGAGAGAGTGACTGGGGTTTCAAAAAGTTCATTAAATTGAGCAAGCTTCAAACTCGCACTAGGGGATACATAATAAATGACTCTTTGATGATTAAAGCCAAAGTTTGCGTCTTAAAAGTTACTCCTCCAGTGAATCTTCAGCCAGCTAAACCTACTGATAAGTTTGACTCCTATTTTACTGGTCTGGAGGAACTCGTTAATACTGCTGAGACTAATGCTGTTAATGTAGGATCAACTTCAAGCCACCATGATGGTGCTTTGGAGGCTGAAATGCCTAGTCTAGAAGAAGTTGAGAAGGCTAAGCAGTCTTTGAAGAATTGCCTCTCGGATCTCTTTAAATCCAATATGAAAGAGAGGCTATCTGAGGCACTATCAACTTTAAGCTCAGCCAGAATTGGATTATCATCGGAGCAACAAATAGCAATTGAGACATTTCGGGCCAATTTCAATGATTTCACTTCCGACTTCTTAACATTTGAGCAAGACAATGCCGAGTTGGAGCTGCATAAACTACTAAAGGATCAAAGGTTCTCTGCCATGAAGAAGTGTCACGAGACTCACATCTTGAATAAGCAGTTAATGGATGACCTTatcaaggaagaggaggaagtgaAGTCTAAGAGGGACAAGCTTCTGTCTGACTGGGAGGTCTTGCTGGTCCAGTCCGAAGAAGCGGAGTCGGGCTATAAAGATGAGCAGAAGAAAGTAGCAGAGgctgaagaaaagaagagaataagcGAGGAAAGACTGTCTAGATCAACCACTGCCTGGTCAAATTTGAAGGCTCAATTCTGTTAAAACTTAAAGGTATCAAATAGGCTAGGATGCTATTGTTcacttaaataataaaaactgtgTCTGAGCTTGactattttttggtcaatttccaaaagaaccatTGCTTAGAGGGGCATATATGTTTGATCCTATATCATCTGAGTTTGGTCAGCATATGAGGctaatatatacataaatatatcTATGGAGTTAGTTTCTTATGTCCTCATATGAATTGCATGGTTATCGCGCATTTTGCTCTTGGAGCTTGGAGATTCTAACTATTTTAATGCACTTTCTTGACTTTTCTTATGGAATATGTGATGCTCAAGTTGTTTCTTCACGTACAGCCTTCTTGATATGACACCACGCTAGGTGTTTCCAATACTGAGTGTTAGTGTTttgccagagagagagagagagagatgtgaatGTTTAAAAGGTGGTG
The sequence above is drawn from the Eucalyptus grandis isolate ANBG69807.140 chromosome 11, ASM1654582v1, whole genome shotgun sequence genome and encodes:
- the LOC104425535 gene encoding MATH domain and coiled-coil domain-containing protein At3g58250-like, with the translated sequence MDAQIDVNRGEFTWKISYFTEQDANHLYSEAFTVSGCQWRILVFPKGNGSHHLSLFLAVPDSATLPYGWTRDAKFSLAVIDQIRDVRSIRWEAQCHYTAREKDWGFLKFIPLTELHSRTGGYLVDDTLVIKAEVCVLTVTPPTNIQPARPTDKFDSYFTALEEFVKGAETHGVRVGPSSCCQDGVLTAEIPSLEEVEKAKQSLTECLSDLFKLNIKEKLSEALSTLSSARIGLSSEQKIAIETFQANFNDFTSDFLAFEQDDAEFELHKLQKDQRFSAMKQSQETHILYKQLMDDLIMEEEKLKRKTGEVKSRKDKLLSDWEILLVEAEEAKLGYEDEQKKVAEAEEKKRIAEERMSRSTTAWSNLKAQFCLSFKIRNRP
- the LOC104425537 gene encoding uncharacterized protein LOC104425537, whose protein sequence is MAVRFITWKPLTVLCILGGLLSSSSSSSFTVGVSSKKRDQPCLRKMFEQEQQPNKKLKMEIADVQNDVNQGEFTWIIRNFTRQSAKLYSEAFTVSSCQWIIAAYPKGNNTYHLSLYLEIPDSATFPDGWTRKAKCSFSAIDRTNNAHSITRGSTSSHHDGALEAEMPSLEEVEKAKQSLKNCLSDLFKSNMKERLSEALSTLSSARIGLSSEQQIAIETFRANFNDFTSDFLTFEQDNAELELHKLLKDQRFSAMKKCHETHILNKQLMDDLIKEEEEVKSKRDKLLSDWEVLLVQSEEAESGYKDEQKKVAEAEEKKRISEERLSRSTTAWSNLKAQFC